A genomic stretch from Sphaerodactylus townsendi isolate TG3544 linkage group LG15, MPM_Stown_v2.3, whole genome shotgun sequence includes:
- the LOC125444154 gene encoding olfactory receptor 6B1-like — MATMVGNVLIVVLVVIDKKLHNPMYFFLGNLSCLESCYSSTVLPRMLFSFLTGDKTLSMAGCMTQFYLCASLVSSECYLFAMMSYDHYVAICKPLRYTTLMNDRLCLQLAAGSWVNRFMVMSVLLYLMLRMTFCGPNIIDHFFCDLTPLMKLSCSNIHKMELANYITAPLLTLPPFILTITSYVSIISTIVNIPSTTGRKKAFSTCSSHLIVVTIFYGTIIVVYVLSKTPTLKELNKVFSVFYSFLTPLVNPLICILRNREVKDALEKMCWKIYVLEK, encoded by the coding sequence ATGGCAACCATGGTTGGAAACGTTCTCATTGTGGTGCTGGTTGTGATTGATAAGAAGCTTCATAACCCCATGTACTTCTTCTTGGGGAACTTGTCCTGCTTGGAGAGCTGCTACAGTTCTACCGTTTTGCCCAGAATGTTATTCAGCTTCTTAACAGGGGACAAAACTTTGTCAATGGCTGGTTGTATGACACAGTTTTATTTATGTGCCTCTCTTGTAAGTTCTGAATGTTATCTCTTTGCCATGATGTCTTATGATCACTATGTGGCTATATGCAAACCCTTACGCTACACAACTCTTATGAATGACAGGCTATGCCTCCAACTGGCTGCTGGATCTTGGGTTAATAGATTCATGGTTATGTCAGTATTGCTATACCTGATGTTAAGAATGACATTTTGTGGTCCTAATATCATTGACCATTTTTTCTGTGATCTTACCCCACTCATGAAACTTTCCTGCagcaatattcacaaaatggaACTCGCAAACTACATAACTGCCCCTTTACTTACTCTGCCTCCATTCATATTAACGATAACCTCCTACGTTTCTATTATCTCCACGATTGTTAATATCCCATCCACCACTGGAAGAAAGAAGGCCTTTTCTACCTGCTCCTCTCATCTTATTGTGGTAACTATTTTCTATGGGACTATCATCGTTGTTTATGTGCTTTCAAAGACTCCCACTCTTAAAGAACTGAACAAAGTATTCTCTGTGTTTTACAGTTTTCTCACTCCCCTGGTCAATCCCCTCATATGCATCTTGAGAAACAGAGAGGTAAAAGATGCCCTGGAAAAAATGTGTTGGAAAATATATGTACTTGAaaagtaa
- the LOC125444155 gene encoding olfactory receptor 11L1-like has protein sequence MAGNIIIIVLVTTDRHLHTPMYFFLGNLSCLETFYTSTLLPRMLGSFLTGDRSISVGGCFAQLYCFGTLVIAECYLLASMSYDRYLAICKPLQYATLMSRRLCFLLSAASWLCGITVMTLLLSLMSQLKYCGPHEIDQFFCDLAPVINLSCSDTTLVTLVGLIVSIIDGVPSCLLTLLSYVHIIGAIIQIQSSDGRKKAFATCSSHLIVVSIFYGSLIFVYVLPKKETLKEVDKIFSVFYTVLTPLINPLIYSLRNKEVKKAFRRRVNKCGISKLFVRDAE, from the coding sequence ATGGCTGgaaacatcatcatcattgtgTTAGTAACCACAGATCGTCACCTTCACACTCCCATGTACTTCTTCCTTGGAAATCTGTCCTGTCTGGAGACCTTCTACACTTCAACTCTTCTGCCCAGGATGTTGGGGAGCTTTCTGACAGGAGACAGAAGCATTTCTGTTGGAGGATGCTTCGCCCAGCTTTATTGCTTTGGTACACTAGTGATTGCTGAATGTTACCTGCTGGCATCAATGTCATATGATCGATATTTGGCAATATGCAAACCCCTCCAGTATGCAACCCTCATGAGCAGAAGACTCTGCTTTCTATTGTCAGCTGCATCTTGGCTTTGTGGGATTACAGTTATGACTTTACTACTGAGTTTGATGTCACAGCTGAAATACTGTGGTCCCCATGAAATTGATCAGTTCTTTTGTGACCTTGCGCCAGTGATTAATTTATCATGCAGTGACACAACCCTAGTTACACTTGTGGGACTCATAGTCTCTATCATAGATGGGGTTCCTTCTTGCCTTCTGACATTGCTGTCTTATGTGCATATAATTGGTGCTATTATACAAATTCAATCTTCTGATGGGAGAAAGAAGGCTTTTGCCACCTGTTCTTCCCACCTCATTGTAGTTTCCATATTTTATGGTTCTTTGATATTTGTATATGTGCTACCAAAAAAAGAAACTCTGAAGGAAGTGGATAAGATCTTCTCAGTCTTCTACACAGTCTTAACCCCTCTAATTAATCCCCTTATTTACAGTTTAAGAAACAAAGAGGTTAAAAAAGCTTTCAGGAGACGTGTAAATAAATGTGGGATTTCTAAATTATTTGTCAGGGATGCAGAGTAA